The DNA region CGCTCTTGGTCTTCAGGTGTCATAGCGAGTGATCCCTAGGGCTACCCTTCTATTCTCCCCCTTGGCACTGTTTTTGCAAAAGTGGGATGCTCCCCTTTTCGTTCTTCTATCTTCGTTCTTCTATCTTGCAGCACTAGGGCACACCTCAGAACATTGAGCGCCACTCGACCTAGCGTAATGGCAGCAGCGACGCCGTGGCCTCTTCAGGTAATGGCACGGCCCTAGGCAACTGCACAATAAACGTCGATCCTTGCCCGAGAGTACTGTCTACCTGAATGCTGCCCTGCATCATTCTCACCAAGGAGTCGGTGATGGCTAGCCCCAACCCAGTGCCAGGATGCTTGCGGCTCCGGCTTTGATCAACTTGGCGAAAGGCTTCAAAAATATGATCAAAATCTTCTGGCGCAATGCCGATGCCCGTGTCTTGAACAACGATCTGCACCATGTTGTCCGATGGATCAGAAACGGATACCGAGACCCTGCCCGCATCGGTGAACTTAATGGCGTTGGCGAGGAGATTAATCAACACCTGCCGCAACCGGTTTGGATCATTAAAGGCCCGCGGCCGCCGAAGATTAATCTGTACGGCAAGCTCAAGCTGTTTTTCATCGGCCAGCGATCGCATCTCGTTGACCGTAGCATTCACCACGTCCGACAGTACAATCGTATCAGGACGCAGGTCTAGCCGCCCCGCTTCCACCCTGGAGAAATCTAAGATCTCATTGAGCAGCGCTAAAAGCTGCTGTCCGTTATTGAGAATCCGCTGGATCATATCCTGCTGCTGCGGTAGCAAGGTACGTTTTCCCGGTCGGAGCAGGAGTTGGGAAAAGCCAATAATTGCATTCAACGGGGTGCGTAGCTCATGGGACATGGTAGCTAAGAATTGAGACTTCAGCCGTGATGCTTCCACCAGTTTGATATTTTGAATTTGAATTTGCTGCCGCTGAATTTCCAACTCTTGGTTTTTATGAATGAGCAGCTCATTGCTTTCCCGCAGTCGCTGGTTAGCCAGGGCTGCCTCCATCTCTGCCTGATAAACTCGCATGGCATTCCGCAGTACTCTCGCTAAACTATCGGATGAAATTCTCGATTTAACGAGGTAGTCTGTAGCGCCGGCCTTCATCAAATCCACCGCAATTTCTTCGTCCCCCTGCCCCGTGAGCACCACAAGCGGCACCCGAATCCCGATTTGGCGAACCTGTTGCACCAGCAGCAGTCCATCTTGGTCAGGTAGGCGATAGTCGAGAAATACACAATCAAAGGGCGACTCTTGCAGCGTGACGATCGCCTCCGTGCAATTTTCGACCTCGACTACTTGCAAGCGAAAGCCAGCCTTAATGAGCGATCGCCGCACGGTCATACGATCGACTTCATCGTCGTCTATGACTAAAATTCTGAGGGTTGCTTCCATGTGACGATTGCTTCCATGTGAGATCTTGCAGGCCAAGACGTAAAACCATAAGCGTAATGCCGTTTTCTACGGCATTTCACACAACGCCCAATATTTGTTGAGGGTCGTCATGAGTTCTGCAAAGGTTGTAAAGGTAACCGGCTTAAGCAAATAACCAGAAATATTTAGGTTATAGGCCTCGACTCGGTCTTGGTCTTGGTTGGATGTGGTCAACACCACAACGGGCGTTAGCTTGAGGTCAGGGTCGGCTCGAAGTTCTTGGAGAAATTCAATGCCGCCCATTTTTGGCATATTTAAATCTAGCAAAATTAAACGGCGATCGCCTGGCACAACAGATGGTTGACCATTGACGCCCCGCAACATATCTAGGGCTTCTAATCCATTACTCGCAATATAAACCGGATTCGTGATATTGCTTTTTTGAAACGCACGACGGACGTTCATAACATCGACTTCATCATCTTCTACCAGCAGAATATGAATGACACGTTCTTGCATATACAGGGGAATCACTCCTTGGGTTCCTCGTGGGTTAGCTCTTTTATCGTAGAAGGTTGTGCGATCGCTGTCGTCACTCACTGGTGGGAGATCGACCGCTTTTCCAATCTACCGTCCGGTGTATATGGGCCCTTGGGATGGGCAGGACAAAGCCAGATGGGCAAGGGTTTATACTCGTCTTGCCGCGATGCTCCGTCGTTCTACTCCTTCGAACATTCTGCCCAATCACCCGGATTTGATATCATGGGCAGTTGTTCCAACGTGAGTGGCGATCGCTATTAATCCACTCATAGAGCCTAATCTATCCCTCACCCTGATGCCATGGTGTCCGACTACAAAAACACCGCTCAGGTTCATCCATAAGCTGACCTGAGCGGCGACTATTTCTATGCGAGACCTCAGTTAATGTTGATCAAGAGGACATGAGGTCGGTAGGCAGTGGATCACTGTTGGACTCCTCAGGCAAGTCTACTGCGTCCATGGGCGGTGCAACGGCGGGATCGGTTTGTTGGTCGAGTTGGTCGATCGCTTCCGGGATCGCTTTCGGCTCCGGCGTTGGGGTACTGGCGGCGGCTTGATCAAAGATCACCATTTGACTGCCGACGACAGGACTGCGGGCCAATACCGTGCCTTCCCCGTCCACCACGTCTAGCTTGTTGAACCCTAGCTCCTGCGATCGCTGCCAGAGAGCTGCGGCAAAGTGAGGGCGATCGCTCCCTAGACCATTCCAGCCATCACCCACAGTGACCACCAAGCGACCCCGCAGGAAATTGGCCTGCACAGAACTCAGCGTCATCCCAGCATAGTCAGCCAGCACATCGGCAAGCTGATCCTGCAAATCGCCAATAAAGGGCGCATCGGGAATCGCCTCTTCAGCGGCAGGGCTCTCGTCTTCAGGGATATCCTCAATCAACGCATCATCAGCTTCGAGATCCTCGACCGGCTCAGACATCGACTCAGGGATGGGCTCAGAAGCTGGTTCAGAAACGGGCTCAGAAACCAGAGGTGCATCAGATGCATCAGGTTTCGCCGAGCTTTCCGGCTCTTGGAACTGCTCAATGGGCACGGGTTCAAGCGGCGGCGGTTCGGGCGCAGGGCTGGAGGCAACCGGTGTCGAACGAATAGATAAGGTAATCCACAAAACCAAGACCACCAGCGCCGACGTGAGGGCACCCACCAATGGATCGGGGAGGCGATCGCCCACGCGTTTGGGCAACAGCACCCGCCCAATTTTCACCCCTAGAGACCACAGCACACCGACGATCGTCCAACTGATACCGAGCAGCCGCGATCGCATCGTTTTCGGCTGTGGAGAGTCGGCTAAGAGCGCAGACGCTACGGACGGTTCTCGATCAGCCTCAGCTTCTTCCGCTGCTTCATCACCCTCATCCTCTAACTCAAAACCGTCGTCTAGCTCAAGATTCTCCTCGTCAAGCTCCTCGTCCTCTAGGTCATCCTCGTCGAAACCGTCTGCCATCTCAGAGACACCATCCATAGCTGGCGTATCCGTGGATGCCTCAGGACTAGCTGGCGTCGCGGAGAGTCGATCGGGTGCCGTCGCTACCTTGGCTGTAGCAGCCTTGGGCTTCACCCGTTTGGGCTTACTGGCTGTAGACGGCGGGCTATCGGCTATCACGTTCAATTGCTCTAGCCCCCATTCCCCCACCAAAATCAGCAGCCGTAGGACTAAAATAGCCAAGGCCCGAGCAATGGGAGCGATCGCTTCCCACACTTGACGCACCACCACCAGCGATTGGTCGAGGGTTTCCTGCGCCGTCTTGAGCACCGTGGCTACCACGTCACCCGTGTCCAAGGACGTATCCACGGGCGCAACGGGCATCGGCGATTTGGGAGGCGGAGGAGGATCAGCCGGCGGCGGCGCAAGGCTCTCCACCGACTGATCCGGGGCATCGTTGCCAGAATCATTGCCAGATAGCTCAGCAGCCACCTCAGGCTTGTCCTGGGATGCTAGATCACCTGAGGGGCGATCGCGCTCCGATTCTGGAGGGGCTGAGTCAGCAGAGGCGGAATAGATAGCGGGATCCTCAGACATAAAGCAGTTTGGATGGAGTAGATTCTAGAGACATGGGGAAACAGCGATCGCCCCCGAAGGCTAACGAGGGTGGCGCGCTTGATTTCCCAGTCCAGCCTCAATCTATCATTTTGTGATGTAGTCAAATCATCACATCTCAGTGGAAATCCCCTGGCTTCTGGCCCCAGTTGCTTAGGATTTGATGTTGCCCAATCCCTTGAAGATACTGGTATAGCGCGATCGCTTCTGCAGGTTGAGTCCGCCGTTTTCACGGCGCTAGAATTTATTATCCTTACCCTGAACGTAATACAATGTCATATTGGCTGCGGCTAGTGTGTTGGTTTAAGGATTCGTGGGCGATCGCTCTGCTCAACAGTAGGGGGAAGCAGGGTTTCGCCAAGCTGCGAGGCTAGAGCACGCCACTCTACCGTCGTTTTCTAGCGCCTTGGCATGATTCAGTCGGTCAATCTATCTTCAAAAGGGTCACTTATGAGTGCTTCGATTCGCTTCCTCATGTGTTCTCCCCATCATTATGATGTGGACTACGTGATTAATCCTTGGATGGAGGGAAACATCCATAAGTCCTCGCGCGACCGAGCGCTTGAGCAATGGCAAGGACTTTATCAAATTATTGCAGACCATGCCACCGTTGACCTGATCAAACCCCAACCGGGCTGGCCTGACTTGGTGTTTACAGCCAATGCCGGCCTCGTCCTCGGTGATACGGTGGTGTTGAGCCGCTTCTTCCACCCCGAGCGCCAAGGAGAAGAACCCCACTTCAAAACCTGGTTTGAAGAGCAGGGCTTTACGGTGCATGAATTGCCCAAAGACCTGCCCTTTGAGGGAGCTGGCGATGCTTTGTTTGATCGCGAAGGGCGCTACCTCTGGGCTGGCTATGGCTTCCGCTCCGAACTCGATTCCCATCCCTACCTGGCTGAATGGTTGGACGTGGAAGTGCTGTCTCTGCGGTTGATGGATGAGCGGTTCTACCATCTAGATACCTGCTTTTGCCCCCTCACCGACGGCTATCTGCTCTACTATCCTCCCGCCTTTGATTCCTACTCCAATCGCTTGATTGAACTGCGGGTGCCGCCGGAGAAGCGGATTATTGTTGACGAACCGGATGCGATTAACTTTGCCTGCAATGCCGTCAATATCAATCGCATTGTGATTATGAATCGGGCTAGCGATTCCCTCAAGCAACAGCTTGCCCATGTTGGCTTCCAGGTTCTAGAAACGCCCCTCGATGAATTCCTCAAAGCAGGCGGGGCCGCCAAATGTCTAACGCTGCGGGTGACGGAGCCAGTACTCACCGAAAAGTTTGCCACCGTGGCCTACGAAAGCCGCACCATCAAGCTAGAGGGACATTTACTAGACTCTGGCTTAATTAACCGTGCCCTGGATGTGATCACCGATGGCGGCGGCAGTTTCCAAGTGCTCAACTTTGAGCTAGGTGTGCAGCGGCAGAGTACGTCGCGGGCTGAGGTGCGGGTTTCGGCTCCTAGCCACAGCATCATGGAAGAAATTCTGTCCCAGTTGATCGACCTAGGGGCGATCGCTAACCCCCGGGAAGATCAAGATGTGGATACCGAAGTGGTCGTCAAAGACGGCGTTGGCCCCGATGACTTCTACGTCACCACCATCTATCCCACCGAGGTGCGGGTAAACGGCGACTGGATCCGCCTACAGGGGCAGCGCATGGATGGGGCGATCGTGATTGGCGACACTGCTGAAGGGGCGATCGCTCGCTGCTGTTTGCTACGGGATCTCAAAGAGGGCGATCGCGTGGTGGTTGGCGTAGACGGCATTCGCACGGTGCGCAAAGCCGATGCCCGCGACCAGCGCAGCAGCCAAGAGTTTAGCTTCATGGGCGCAGGAGTTTCCAGCGAACGCCGCGTGGAGCTAGTGGTCGAACAAATTGCCTGGGAACTCCAGAAAATTCGTTCCCAAAACGGCAAAGTTGTGGTCACCGCTGGCCCTGTGGTGATCCACACCGGCGGCGGCGTTCACCTATCCCGTCTGATCCGCGAAGGCTATGTGCAGGCGCTGCTGGGCGGGAATGCGATCGCTGTCCACGACATCGAACAATCCTTGATGGGAACGTCCCTGGGCATGGATATGCAGCGGGGTATTTCCGTACGCGGTGGCCATCGCCATCACCTGAAAGCCATCAACATCATCCGTCGAGCTGGCAGCATTGCTGCCGCCGTGGAGCAAGGCATCTTGACCTCAGGCATTTTCTACGACTGTGTGCGCCACAACGTAGACTTTTCCCTGGCGGGCTCCATCCGTGATGACGGCCCTCTGCCCGATACCCACATGGATCTGATTGCGGCCCAGGCTGACTACGCTCGCCTGATCACCGGCGCTGACATGATCCTGATGCTATCCACCATGCTGCATTCCATCGGCGTCGGCAACATGACCCCCGCTGGCGTGAAGATGGTCTGTGTGGACATTAACCCGGCTGTGGTCACCAAGTTGAGCGATCGCGGCTCGGTGGAATCCGTAGGCGTGGTCACCGATGTGGGTCTCTTCCTCAGTCTCTTGGTGCAGCAGCTCGATAAGCTCAACGTGCCTCAAGCTGTGCGGTAGGTCGGTTAGCTCCAGTCCCCCCCTGGCCGCTTTTGACCCAGGGGGGGATTCTATATCATGGTGCCAAATCACTCTATGGTGCCAGCGCTCCTGCGTTGACACCTATCTTGGTTGCTCCTGCGACTCTCAGTCTGGGCGCAGGAGCGCCGTTTGGAGCATTCCCACGCTCAGCGTAAGAGCGATATATTTTCTTATGAGACGAGGGTTGAGCGGAGTCGAAACCCGGCCAACCCACAAAACAACAATCGCCCCAGGGGGTTGGGGCGATCGCTGCGTGACGAGATTGTGACTTCAGGAGTTTCTAGCTCAGGATCTAGAAACGCTCCAGCAGGAGTGACGAACTTCAGGTTGTGTGTGAACCCTAGGGCTACACAAGCTCCAGCAAAGCGGAAAGCTCAGACGTAATCTGGAGATGACCGCGATAAACCGCTCGTAGCAATCGGTCGATGGCGCGGCGCTCGTCGTCATTGAGTGACTCCTCAAACACGGCTGCCATCAATCCGTAGCGATCGGCAACGGTGAGAACGCCCGACCGGCTTGCTTGGGCAAACAGTTCAGCGATCGCACCTGGAACAAGATTGAGTGGGGGAAACGTAGACATGACGATCAGGAACTCTATGCTTACAGTGTCTACGGTTTTAGCGATCGCCTCAGTGACGCCCCCAGCAATTTTGTGTGACCTTCATAGAGAAGTCCCGTGACGGTAAGCAAGCCTAAGAGTGACCACATCCTGGTAATTCTGTGACGTAGATCACCCTTCTGCTTGCCAATAGATGTCCGATGGATAGACAGACCGTGAGAGCATAGAAGCGTTCAATCGCCGTAGGGGTCAATGTCGTGGTTACTATTCGCTGCAAAGACGTGGTATTTCCGTCTATCCAAGCTATTTTCTTTGATAAAGACGGCACCTTAGCCGACTCCGCTAGCTTTTTGCGAGAGCTGGCCCAGCGGCGATCGCGTCTGATTGATGCCCAAATTCCGGGCGTGCAGGAACCGATGTTGATGGCGTTTGGTGTGGAGGGCGATCGCTTAGATCCCAGCGGACTGATGGCCCTAGGCACACGCTACGACAATGAAATTGCGGCGGCGGCCTACGTTGCCGAAACAGGACGGGGGTGGATCGAATCCCTCACCCTGGTGCAGGCTAGCTTTCGAGAAGCCGACCAAACCCTACCCCGCAAAGCCGACCATACGCCCCCCTTTGCCGGCATGGAGCCCCTGCTCCAGCGTCTACAGCAGTCTGGCGTGACCCTCGGCGTCCTCTCCGCCGACAGCCCTGCCTTGGTAGACGATTTCCTAAAACGCTACGACCTAGAGGAGTACATGGCGATCGCCCTTGGTAGCACCGAGCAACTCCGTAAGCCTCAAGCGGAGTTTTACCATAGCGCCTGTGAACACCTCGGCGTTGATCCAGCCGCAACCCTGGTGGTGGGCGACTCCCAATCCGATATCCTCATGGCCAAGTATGGAGGAGCTGCGGGCTGTATTGGCGTGACCTGGGGCGGGGCGAGTCCGTTCCAGTTGGCTAGCGCCACGGTATGCATTGACCATGGCGATCAGATCGACGTGCTGGCCACCTAGCCCGAACGATACAATTCGATACAATTCGATACAATGAAACTATCCCCATCATGGCAAGGCGTTCAACCAAGAGCGTTGCTGAATCGATAGATGATTTGCCCTCATCCCCAACCCTTCTCCCTAGGGAGAAGGGAGCTAGACTTCTTGTCCGCTCTCCCTAGGGCAGATTGAGCAATTCATACTTGTATTCAGCAACACTACCGTAGACTCAGCCACGTCATGCAAGTCGTAGCCTGGGCACCATGATCAATCCCCAGCAACGTTTCGCCTCCTAGCCTAATACCTTACCTTATTGAAGAGAATAGCCCTGTGACAATCACCATTTCGCCAACCCTAGCTTTTCCTAACCTTACCTGGCAGTGGCGCGACCATACCATCTGCTATACCGTCATGGGCAGTGGTCAACCCCTCGTGCTCATCCATGGCTTTGGTGCTTCCATTGGTCACTGGCGGAAGAATATTCCCGTCTTGGCCGACGCTGGCTATCAGGTCTTCGCCATCGATCTGCTGGGATTCGGTAAGTCCGCAAAGCCCGACCTTGCCTATAGCCTAGATCTTTGGCATGACCTCCTAAGCGACTTTTGGACAGAGCACATCCAACGGCCGGCAGTGTGGGTGGGAAATTCCATCGGCGGACTGCTGGCAATGATGATGTTGGCACAGCGGCCCCAGACGGCGGCGGGTGGTGTCTTACTCAACTGTGCTGGGGGTCTCAATCATCGCCCGGACGAACTGAATCTACCGCTACGGATGGTGATGGGGACATTCACAAAACTGGTGAGTTCTCCCGCTCTCGGGCCCCTGTTGTTCAACCAAGTCCGGCGGCGATCGCGTATTCGCGGCACCCTCAAGCAAGTCTACTGCGACCCCACAGCGGTGACCGATGACCTGATTGATATCCTCTACGAACCCTCCTGCGACCCCGGTGCCCAGAAAGTATTCGCCTCTATTTTGACTGCCCCCGCCGGCCCCCGCCCCAGCGACCTGCTGCCCCAGATTCAGCAACCCCTCCTGGTTCTTTGGGGGGAAGCCGATCCCTGGACGCCCATTGCAGGATCCAAACTTTACCAAGACCTCGCTGCTCAGCGTGAGACTGGAGCTACTCCTTCAGTGACTTTTCAAGCGATCGCCAAGACGGGACACTGCCCCCATGATGAACGCCCAGAGGAGGTCAACAGCGCGATTCTAGACTGGCTCACGGCCTTAGCTTGGGCGTAGCTGGTGGTGAGATCAGCCCTACAAGCTGATCTGCGTCACACAAAATACAACGTAATATCACGGAGCATCTAGAGATACATCACGACCCTGAAGAGCGATCGCCCTAATAATACAGACATGTTCAGCAACATGAACAACTCATCTGTTGGACGTTCCTGACTCGTCACTGTTTCTTACCATCAGGTGTGACTACATTTTATTCGTGAATTATGCTCCTACGACCGTGCCCTGTGCGCGGTTTTTTTTTCTAGGGCGGCAAAACTAGCTGGAGAAAGAGGAGACAATTGGCTAGGCTAGGCACAGAGGCGAGAACAGGGTGAGGCAATCAAGATGGTCA from Leptolyngbya sp. CCY15150 includes:
- a CDS encoding ATP-binding protein codes for the protein MEATLRILVIDDDEVDRMTVRRSLIKAGFRLQVVEVENCTEAIVTLQESPFDCVFLDYRLPDQDGLLLVQQVRQIGIRVPLVVLTGQGDEEIAVDLMKAGATDYLVKSRISSDSLARVLRNAMRVYQAEMEAALANQRLRESNELLIHKNQELEIQRQQIQIQNIKLVEASRLKSQFLATMSHELRTPLNAIIGFSQLLLRPGKRTLLPQQQDMIQRILNNGQQLLALLNEILDFSRVEAGRLDLRPDTIVLSDVVNATVNEMRSLADEKQLELAVQINLRRPRAFNDPNRLRQVLINLLANAIKFTDAGRVSVSVSDPSDNMVQIVVQDTGIGIAPEDFDHIFEAFRQVDQSRSRKHPGTGLGLAITDSLVRMMQGSIQVDSTLGQGSTFIVQLPRAVPLPEEATASLLPLR
- a CDS encoding response regulator, whose product is MQERVIHILLVEDDEVDVMNVRRAFQKSNITNPVYIASNGLEALDMLRGVNGQPSVVPGDRRLILLDLNMPKMGGIEFLQELRADPDLKLTPVVVLTTSNQDQDRVEAYNLNISGYLLKPVTFTTFAELMTTLNKYWALCEMP
- a CDS encoding TIGR00300 family protein; this translates as MSASIRFLMCSPHHYDVDYVINPWMEGNIHKSSRDRALEQWQGLYQIIADHATVDLIKPQPGWPDLVFTANAGLVLGDTVVLSRFFHPERQGEEPHFKTWFEEQGFTVHELPKDLPFEGAGDALFDREGRYLWAGYGFRSELDSHPYLAEWLDVEVLSLRLMDERFYHLDTCFCPLTDGYLLYYPPAFDSYSNRLIELRVPPEKRIIVDEPDAINFACNAVNINRIVIMNRASDSLKQQLAHVGFQVLETPLDEFLKAGGAAKCLTLRVTEPVLTEKFATVAYESRTIKLEGHLLDSGLINRALDVITDGGGSFQVLNFELGVQRQSTSRAEVRVSAPSHSIMEEILSQLIDLGAIANPREDQDVDTEVVVKDGVGPDDFYVTTIYPTEVRVNGDWIRLQGQRMDGAIVIGDTAEGAIARCCLLRDLKEGDRVVVGVDGIRTVRKADARDQRSSQEFSFMGAGVSSERRVELVVEQIAWELQKIRSQNGKVVVTAGPVVIHTGGGVHLSRLIREGYVQALLGGNAIAVHDIEQSLMGTSLGMDMQRGISVRGGHRHHLKAINIIRRAGSIAAAVEQGILTSGIFYDCVRHNVDFSLAGSIRDDGPLPDTHMDLIAAQADYARLITGADMILMLSTMLHSIGVGNMTPAGVKMVCVDINPAVVTKLSDRGSVESVGVVTDVGLFLSLLVQQLDKLNVPQAVR
- a CDS encoding HAD family hydrolase, producing the protein MVTIRCKDVVFPSIQAIFFDKDGTLADSASFLRELAQRRSRLIDAQIPGVQEPMLMAFGVEGDRLDPSGLMALGTRYDNEIAAAAYVAETGRGWIESLTLVQASFREADQTLPRKADHTPPFAGMEPLLQRLQQSGVTLGVLSADSPALVDDFLKRYDLEEYMAIALGSTEQLRKPQAEFYHSACEHLGVDPAATLVVGDSQSDILMAKYGGAAGCIGVTWGGASPFQLASATVCIDHGDQIDVLAT
- a CDS encoding alpha/beta fold hydrolase; its protein translation is MTITISPTLAFPNLTWQWRDHTICYTVMGSGQPLVLIHGFGASIGHWRKNIPVLADAGYQVFAIDLLGFGKSAKPDLAYSLDLWHDLLSDFWTEHIQRPAVWVGNSIGGLLAMMMLAQRPQTAAGGVLLNCAGGLNHRPDELNLPLRMVMGTFTKLVSSPALGPLLFNQVRRRSRIRGTLKQVYCDPTAVTDDLIDILYEPSCDPGAQKVFASILTAPAGPRPSDLLPQIQQPLLVLWGEADPWTPIAGSKLYQDLAAQRETGATPSVTFQAIAKTGHCPHDERPEEVNSAILDWLTALAWA